In Campylobacter sp. VBCF_01 NA2, one DNA window encodes the following:
- a CDS encoding AzlD domain-containing protein yields the protein MEIFAYIAMASIATVLTRFLPFWLFKKKSKNPTLVYLQKNSGLVIMIVLMIYALKTMIPKFSENGENTTFFATICGLVFCLALSFLAHAKFRNSLITIAVPTLLYTIFLRFI from the coding sequence ATGGAGATTTTCGCATATATCGCAATGGCTAGCATAGCTACCGTGCTTACGAGGTTTTTGCCGTTTTGGCTCTTTAAAAAAAAGAGCAAAAACCCCACGCTCGTGTATCTGCAAAAAAACTCTGGGCTTGTGATTATGATAGTGCTTATGATTTATGCACTAAAAACTATGATTCCAAAATTTAGCGAAAATGGCGAAAATACCACATTTTTCGCCACTATTTGCGGGCTTGTGTTTTGCTTAGCGCTCTCGTTTTTGGCGCACGCTAAATTTAGAAATTCGCTGATTACAATCGCAGTTCCGACGCTTTTATACACGATTTTTCTGCGATTTATATGA
- a CDS encoding DUF3137 domain-containing protein produces the protein MDINELENLRIKILKEIHKLKIKYFLYTLLIPIILISYNQLVLGFFNLAYEQNQKFDITVAINPTIDVISVIVFAIFLTYIYLRDERKFIIMKEMFFLFLPYILLFGLAQYTKVDFPYITAIYLTLFAMFVSYLAFFNLAKNDKIAEYKKAFKLKYLKPMFLKEGYEYETKGNINLNFIRNSLIFGTKEISGGDDKISGKVDNIEFELSDIMVHNSINFSTFGVFFYAEFNKKVKFTTFITTKKYKLQDYGFVSDKITMDDTEFNKFFDVYSNDVQNAMYILSPAFMQRLTQLRQIFNSPIIVSFFKSKIYIFIDTKKDSFEPNIDISTTQTATTIIKEFANFLSIVKILNLNTKIWKI, from the coding sequence TTGGATATTAACGAACTAGAAAATTTAAGAATAAAAATTTTAAAAGAAATTCATAAATTAAAAATAAAATATTTTTTATATACATTGTTAATCCCTATTATACTTATTTCTTATAATCAGCTTGTGCTTGGATTTTTTAACTTAGCTTATGAGCAAAATCAAAAATTTGACATTACCGTTGCTATAAATCCTACAATAGATGTTATTTCTGTCATAGTTTTTGCAATATTTCTTACTTATATATATCTAAGAGATGAAAGAAAATTTATAATAATGAAGGAAATGTTTTTTTTATTTTTACCTTATATATTATTGTTTGGGTTAGCACAATATACCAAAGTAGATTTTCCATATATTACTGCGATATATCTTACTTTATTTGCTATGTTTGTATCGTATTTGGCGTTTTTTAACCTAGCAAAAAACGATAAGATAGCAGAATACAAAAAAGCATTTAAATTAAAATATTTAAAGCCTATGTTTTTAAAAGAAGGGTATGAGTATGAAACCAAAGGAAATATCAATTTAAATTTTATAAGAAATAGTCTAATTTTTGGCACGAAAGAAATTTCGGGTGGCGATGATAAAATCAGCGGGAAAGTCGATAATATAGAATTTGAACTATCCGATATAATGGTGCATAATAGTATAAATTTTTCTACTTTTGGCGTATTTTTTTATGCTGAATTTAACAAAAAAGTTAAATTCACGACTTTTATAACAACAAAAAAATATAAATTGCAAGATTATGGTTTTGTAAGCGATAAAATCACTATGGACGATACAGAATTTAATAAATTCTTTGATGTATATTCAAACGATGTGCAAAATGCAATGTATATTCTAAGTCCCGCTTTTATGCAGCGACTTACACAATTAAGGCAAATTTTTAATTCACCTATCATAGTAAGTTTTTTCAAAAGCAAAATTTATATTTTTATTGACACCAAAAAAGATAGTTTTGAGCCAAATATCGATATAAGCACCACTCAAACAGCAACAACTATAATAAAAGAATTTGCAAATTTTTTATCGATAGTAAAAATACTAAATTTAAACACCAAAATTTGGAAAATTTAG
- a CDS encoding AzlC family ABC transporter permease, which yields MSKFEIFKSTIPVMLGYIPLGIAFGIYGISQGLEFWVMMITSVLVYAGSVEFVLVAFIVTGASLIDTFIISFLLNFRHFFYTMSLIDELRAIPRKIYPIYALTDETFALLKTRVFLSDDERKNGISEQRARELGLIYNLTAVFNHSYWISGVAIGSILGASLNVDFSGVEFSLVALFAMLSYEMFKSNPQHKILIFSLICAFAGLFVFPVKYYLFGTLLCAIFALLAFRKFFERP from the coding sequence ATGAGCAAATTCGAAATTTTCAAATCCACAATACCGGTTATGTTAGGCTATATTCCGCTTGGAATCGCGTTTGGAATTTACGGCATTTCGCAGGGATTGGAGTTTTGGGTGATGATGATAACTAGCGTGCTAGTCTATGCAGGGAGCGTGGAGTTTGTGCTGGTGGCGTTTATCGTAACTGGCGCCTCGCTGATAGATACCTTTATCATCTCGTTTTTGCTAAATTTTCGCCATTTTTTCTACACAATGTCGCTCATCGACGAACTGCGCGCAATCCCACGCAAAATTTATCCCATTTATGCGCTTACTGATGAGACATTTGCCCTGCTTAAAACTCGCGTTTTTTTAAGCGATGATGAGCGCAAAAATGGCATTAGCGAGCAAAGAGCGCGCGAGCTAGGGCTGATTTATAATCTCACGGCTGTTTTTAACCACTCGTATTGGATTAGCGGTGTGGCGATTGGATCAATCCTTGGAGCTAGTTTAAATGTCGATTTTAGCGGGGTTGAATTTAGCCTTGTGGCACTTTTTGCAATGCTAAGTTACGAAATGTTTAAATCAAACCCACAGCATAAAATTTTGATTTTTAGCCTTATTTGTGCGTTTGCGGGGCTGTTTGTATTCCCTGTGAAATACTATCTTTTTGGCACACTGCTTTGCGCGATTTTTGCGCTTTTAGCATTTCGCAAATTTTTCGAAAGGCCCTAG
- a CDS encoding CiaD-like domain-containing protein: MDYENEFNDIINAVKSEIKAQKQVQNSQNSTSAVSFAEFIEHSNDELSADLNSDEIAQNLGDDDSLNFSEMNFNAPKSKASANSDEVAFLSAVRERILVLFEGLNSFDSTDIEARVELNLKFMEFLLASIENRLENLSK; the protein is encoded by the coding sequence ATGGATTATGAGAACGAATTTAACGATATCATTAACGCTGTAAAAAGCGAAATCAAAGCGCAAAAACAGGTGCAAAATTCACAAAATTCTACCAGCGCGGTGAGTTTTGCTGAGTTTATCGAGCACTCAAACGATGAATTGAGCGCTGATTTAAATAGCGACGAGATTGCGCAAAATTTAGGCGATGATGATAGCTTGAATTTTAGCGAGATGAATTTTAATGCTCCTAAAAGCAAGGCTAGCGCAAACAGCGATGAGGTCGCGTTTTTAAGCGCGGTTAGAGAGCGGATATTGGTGCTTTTTGAGGGGCTAAATTCTTTCGATAGCACAGATATCGAGGCTAGGGTCGAGCTGAATTTGAAATTTATGGAATTTTTACTTGCGAGTATCGAAAACAGACTTGAAAATCTATCAAAATAG
- a CDS encoding F0F1 ATP synthase subunit A has product MLKDIFLFAGSLFTYDHTFIYLFYFFLVVAIIIAIAIFSTRSLQLVPHGMQNIAEAYVGGVLSIGKDTMGSEERAKKYLPLVATLGLVVFLSNIIGLIPGFESPTSSLNLTLSLTLCVWFYYHFEGIREHGVVGYFKHFMGPVKALAPFMFIVELISHFARVVSLSFRLFGNIKGDDMFLLVMLTLFPALVPMVPYALLTFMAILQTFIFMVLSYVYLAGAVVVDEH; this is encoded by the coding sequence ATGTTAAAAGACATATTCTTGTTCGCTGGTAGTTTATTTACTTACGACCACACTTTTATTTATCTATTTTATTTCTTTTTAGTAGTTGCTATCATTATAGCTATTGCGATTTTTTCTACTCGCTCACTTCAACTCGTCCCACACGGTATGCAAAATATCGCTGAGGCTTATGTCGGCGGTGTTTTATCTATCGGCAAGGACACAATGGGTAGCGAAGAAAGAGCCAAAAAATATCTCCCACTTGTAGCAACTCTTGGTTTGGTTGTATTTTTAAGCAATATTATCGGTCTAATTCCTGGTTTTGAATCCCCTACTTCTAGCCTAAATTTGACACTTTCTTTGACACTTTGTGTGTGGTTTTATTACCATTTCGAGGGTATTAGAGAGCACGGCGTCGTAGGATATTTCAAACACTTCATGGGTCCAGTAAAGGCTCTTGCGCCATTTATGTTTATCGTCGAGCTTATCTCACACTTCGCGCGCGTTGTGTCGTTATCTTTCCGTCTTTTCGGAAATATCAAAGGCGATGATATGTTCCTTTTGGTTATGCTTACGCTATTCCCTGCGCTCGTGCCTATGGTGCCTTATGCGTTACTAACCTTTATGGCGATTTTGCAAACTTTCATTTTTATGGTTCTTAGCTATGTTTATCTAGCTGGTGCCGTAGTAGTTGATGAGCATTAA
- a CDS encoding coproporphyrinogen III oxidase family protein: protein MQIITNFIQNFAKKYASKTMQNSLYNSLRIDISDQNIEKIPNPAKNYMLYMHVPFCHTFCPYCSFHKYAYDKDACKAYFSALRTEMRRTKEAGYDFKTLYVGGGTTLIDEDELLRTLKLAKSLFNIEEISCESDPNHIDPASLARFRGLIDRLSVGVQSFDDEILRKAARYEKFGSGEVLREKLSKAVGVLPILSLDLIFNFPFQTKENLLRDIAMAKSVNPEQITMYPLMKSPLMRDQIARNLGISSVDNEEEFYKIICDEFSSWHKNNSWAFARESSNIADEYVGANHEYLGIGSGAFSFLDGRLLINAFNLSDYSNRIKEGKSTVIATCDFSDSERAKYIFLTELFNGEIDIAKFQSANGINLRKELGREISLLRLSNAIRVEGGKITTTQFGKYLCVILMKEFYTGMDKVRATFKDDAKIKRAKHIAIMEEEVQNAQQIA, encoded by the coding sequence ATGCAAATAATCACAAATTTTATCCAAAATTTTGCCAAAAAATATGCTAGTAAAACAATGCAAAATTCACTTTATAATTCCCTTAGAATCGACATTTCTGACCAAAATATAGAAAAAATCCCCAATCCAGCGAAAAACTACATGCTCTACATGCATGTGCCGTTTTGCCACACATTTTGTCCGTATTGCTCGTTTCACAAATACGCCTATGACAAAGACGCCTGCAAAGCCTATTTTAGCGCACTTAGAACAGAAATGCGTCGCACGAAAGAGGCAGGATATGATTTCAAAACACTTTATGTCGGAGGCGGCACAACCTTAATCGACGAGGACGAGCTTTTACGCACATTGAAGCTTGCAAAATCGCTTTTTAATATCGAGGAAATTTCATGCGAAAGCGACCCTAACCACATCGACCCTGCCTCGCTAGCAAGGTTTCGTGGGCTAATCGATAGATTAAGCGTGGGCGTGCAAAGTTTCGATGATGAAATTTTGCGCAAGGCTGCGAGATATGAGAAATTCGGCAGTGGCGAGGTTTTGCGCGAAAAACTAAGCAAAGCGGTTGGGGTGTTGCCGATTTTAAGCCTTGATTTGATTTTTAATTTCCCATTTCAAACAAAAGAGAATTTACTCCGCGACATCGCTATGGCAAAATCCGTAAATCCAGAGCAAATCACCATGTATCCGCTAATGAAATCGCCTCTAATGCGCGATCAAATCGCGCGAAATTTAGGCATAAGCAGTGTGGATAACGAAGAGGAATTTTACAAAATAATCTGCGATGAATTTAGCTCGTGGCACAAAAATAACTCATGGGCATTTGCGAGGGAAAGCTCAAATATCGCCGATGAGTATGTGGGCGCAAACCACGAATATTTGGGCATTGGAAGCGGTGCGTTTAGCTTTTTGGACGGCAGACTTTTGATAAACGCTTTCAACCTAAGCGATTATTCAAATCGCATCAAAGAGGGCAAAAGCACAGTGATTGCCACATGCGATTTTAGCGATAGCGAGAGGGCAAAATATATATTTTTGACCGAGCTTTTTAACGGCGAGATTGACATAGCAAAATTCCAAAGCGCAAACGGCATAAATTTACGCAAAGAGCTAGGGCGCGAAATCTCGCTACTTAGGCTTTCAAACGCAATCCGCGTAGAAGGCGGCAAAATCACCACTACGCAGTTTGGAAAATATCTTTGCGTGATTTTGATGAAGGAGTTCTACACCGGCATGGATAAGGTCAGAGCGACCTTCAAAGATGACGCTAAAATCAAGCGTGCAAAGCATATCGCGATTATGGAAGAAGAAGTGCAAAATGCGCAACAAATTGCTTAA
- the gatB gene encoding Asp-tRNA(Asn)/Glu-tRNA(Gln) amidotransferase subunit GatB, whose product MFETIIGLEVHCQLNTKTKIFCSCATSFGDKANTHVCPTCLALPGALPVLNKAAVIKAISFGTAVNATINRKSIFDRKNYFYPDLPKAYQISQFTIPIVENGELFINIDGAQKRIGITRAHLEEDAGKNSHENGRSLVDLNRTGTPLLEIVSEPDMRSSDEAVAYLKKLHSILRFLNISDANMQEGSFRCDVNVSIRPKGDDKLYTRVEIKNLNSFKFIQKAIEYEVGRQISAWEDGKYDELVYQETRLFDTNKFVTKSMRSKEDSAEYRYFPDPDLLTVIVDDEMMKEGQNIPELPDEKKVRYVEKLGIKPKDAEVIISTYENAKYFEDLINAGREPKLCVTWLNVELNGRLKNGVTIENSPVDSAKMNELLTRIEDGTISQKAAKEVLDFLMENDESVDSVIEKLGLKQVSDDGAIIAIIDAVLSANADKVAEYKSGKDKLFGFFVGQVMKEGKGAFNPAKVNELLKAKL is encoded by the coding sequence ATGTTTGAAACCATAATCGGACTTGAAGTTCATTGTCAATTAAATACAAAAACCAAGATTTTTTGCTCATGCGCCACTAGCTTCGGAGATAAGGCAAACACCCATGTTTGCCCTACTTGCCTAGCCTTGCCGGGCGCACTTCCTGTGCTAAATAAAGCAGCTGTTATCAAGGCCATAAGCTTTGGCACCGCGGTCAATGCGACCATAAATCGCAAGTCGATTTTCGATAGAAAAAACTATTTCTACCCTGATTTGCCAAAAGCGTATCAAATTTCACAATTTACAATCCCTATCGTCGAAAACGGCGAGCTTTTTATCAATATCGACGGAGCGCAAAAGCGCATAGGTATCACGCGTGCGCACCTAGAAGAGGACGCGGGTAAAAACAGCCACGAAAACGGCAGAAGCCTAGTCGATCTAAACCGCACTGGCACGCCGCTACTAGAAATCGTAAGCGAGCCTGATATGCGTTCTAGCGATGAGGCTGTGGCTTACCTGAAAAAACTGCACTCGATTTTGCGCTTTTTAAATATCAGCGACGCAAATATGCAAGAGGGCTCTTTCCGCTGCGATGTCAATGTCAGCATTCGACCAAAGGGCGATGATAAGCTCTACACTCGCGTTGAAATTAAAAATTTAAATTCATTTAAATTTATCCAAAAAGCCATAGAATATGAAGTTGGACGCCAAATTTCAGCTTGGGAAGATGGCAAATACGACGAGCTAGTTTATCAAGAAACTAGACTTTTTGATACGAATAAATTTGTAACCAAATCAATGAGAAGCAAGGAAGATAGCGCAGAATATCGCTATTTCCCTGATCCTGATTTGCTAACTGTGATAGTCGATGATGAGATGATGAAAGAGGGACAAAATATCCCTGAACTGCCTGATGAGAAAAAAGTTCGCTATGTCGAGAAACTTGGCATTAAACCAAAAGATGCAGAAGTTATCATCTCAACCTATGAAAATGCGAAATATTTCGAGGATTTGATTAACGCAGGGCGCGAGCCAAAACTATGCGTAACATGGCTAAATGTCGAGCTAAACGGCCGCCTTAAAAACGGCGTAACTATCGAAAACAGCCCTGTTGATAGCGCGAAAATGAACGAGCTTTTAACCCGCATTGAAGACGGCACAATCAGCCAAAAAGCGGCAAAAGAGGTGCTTGATTTCTTAATGGAAAATGATGAAAGCGTCGATAGCGTAATCGAAAAACTTGGCTTAAAACAAGTTAGCGATGACGGCGCGATAATCGCTATAATAGACGCAGTTTTGAGCGCAAATGCCGACAAAGTCGCAGAATACAAAAGCGGAAAAGACAAGCTTTTTGGCTTTTTTGTAGGGCAGGTTATGAAGGAAGGCAAGGGAGCGTTTAATCCAGCAAAAGTAAATGAGCTTTTGAAGGCAAAACTCTAA
- the leuB gene encoding 3-isopropylmalate dehydrogenase produces the protein MKTYNVCVIKGDGIGPEIVEEAVKVLDSVSHKFGFELNFDYHLMGGCAVDIFGVPLPDETLNAAKASDAVLFGAIGGAKWDNLARHLRPESGLLKLRKELGAFANLRPAIIFDELINASTLKAETVKGVDILVVRELTGGIYFGQPREKHEKSAFNTMIYSYEEIERVSKIAFEAAMKRGKKITLVDKANVLETSQLWREVVAEVAKSYPEVAVEQMYVDNAAMQLVRDPKQFDVLLTENLFGDILSDEASMICGSIGLLPSASIGGKVGIYEPIHGSAPDIAGQGIANPIATIMSAAMMLRYAFNEAEAAQCIENAVKSVLRDGYRTKDIAKFDAKEICSTSEIGSIISDYTHKF, from the coding sequence ATGAAAACTTATAATGTTTGCGTCATAAAAGGCGATGGAATTGGCCCTGAAATCGTGGAAGAAGCGGTTAAGGTTTTAGATAGTGTGAGCCATAAATTTGGCTTTGAGTTAAATTTCGACTACCATTTAATGGGCGGTTGCGCTGTCGATATTTTCGGCGTTCCGCTCCCTGATGAGACACTAAATGCCGCCAAAGCAAGCGACGCTGTGCTTTTTGGTGCGATTGGCGGGGCTAAATGGGACAATTTAGCGCGACATTTGCGCCCTGAAAGCGGACTTTTAAAACTTAGAAAAGAGCTTGGTGCGTTTGCAAACCTGCGCCCGGCAATCATTTTTGATGAATTAATCAACGCTTCCACTCTTAAAGCAGAGACCGTCAAAGGCGTGGATATCTTGGTCGTGCGCGAGCTAACGGGCGGAATTTACTTCGGACAACCACGCGAAAAACACGAAAAAAGCGCATTTAACACTATGATTTATAGCTACGAAGAGATCGAGCGAGTATCGAAAATCGCCTTTGAAGCAGCGATGAAACGGGGCAAAAAAATCACCCTAGTCGATAAGGCAAATGTGCTAGAAACCAGCCAGCTTTGGCGCGAAGTAGTCGCGGAGGTGGCAAAATCATACCCAGAAGTTGCGGTCGAGCAAATGTATGTCGATAACGCTGCAATGCAACTCGTGCGCGATCCTAAGCAGTTCGATGTGTTACTAACCGAGAATTTATTCGGCGATATTTTAAGTGATGAGGCGAGTATGATTTGTGGCTCGATCGGACTTTTGCCAAGTGCAAGTATCGGTGGCAAGGTAGGAATCTACGAGCCGATTCACGGCTCTGCGCCTGATATCGCAGGTCAAGGAATCGCAAATCCGATCGCAACCATAATGAGTGCTGCGATGATGCTACGATACGCATTTAATGAGGCCGAAGCGGCGCAGTGTATCGAAAACGCCGTGAAATCGGTCTTGCGAGATGGATACCGCACCAAAGATATAGCGAAATTTGACGCCAAAGAGATCTGCTCTACTAGCGAAATTGGCTCTATTATCAGCGATTATACGCATAAATTTTAA
- a CDS encoding 3-isopropylmalate dehydratase small subunit — MAKVWKFADNIDTDIIIAARYLNTSDADVLAKHIMEDADKDFYNKISQGDIIVAGKNFGCGSSREHAPMALKAAGISCVIAKNFARIFYRNSFNMGLLILECDQTDEIGEGDELKIDLDNGIIQNLTQNTQYKFGAIPPFMQKLLNAGGAINYAKSQMK, encoded by the coding sequence ATGGCAAAAGTATGGAAGTTTGCAGACAATATCGACACGGACATCATCATCGCGGCTAGATATTTGAATACATCTGATGCAGATGTGCTTGCAAAGCACATTATGGAGGACGCTGACAAGGATTTTTATAATAAAATTTCGCAAGGCGACATCATCGTAGCTGGTAAAAATTTTGGTTGCGGCAGCAGTAGAGAGCACGCTCCAATGGCGCTAAAAGCGGCAGGTATTTCGTGCGTAATCGCGAAAAATTTCGCAAGGATTTTTTATCGCAACAGCTTCAATATGGGGCTTTTGATTTTAGAGTGCGACCAAACTGATGAAATTGGCGAAGGCGATGAACTAAAAATCGATTTGGATAATGGAATAATCCAAAATTTGACCCAAAATACGCAGTATAAATTCGGCGCAATTCCACCATTTATGCAAAAACTGCTAAATGCAGGTGGCGCGATAAATTATGCGAAATCTCAAATGAAATAA
- a CDS encoding NAD(P)H-dependent glycerol-3-phosphate dehydrogenase produces the protein MKIAIIGAGKWGSALCGALSEKNECVITSRTPRDLPNFVSIEEALDCEMLVFVIAAQHTAEFLAHNFTNKNQKILVASKGIEASSGRFLNEIFERHTSAQNLAYLSGPSFASEVTRKLPCALVVSSTTLALAEAIAELFPPYMKTYASTDVIGAEICGAYKNVIAIASGICDGLGLGNNARASLIARGIVEIARFGKFFGAQDDTFLGLSGVGDLFLTASSELSRNYRVGLGLAKNKSLEQILSELGEVAEGVYTARAVEKIAKEHGIYTPISSEVGKILDGKNVKESLRDLLKKH, from the coding sequence ATGAAAATAGCAATCATCGGTGCAGGTAAATGGGGAAGTGCGCTTTGTGGCGCGTTAAGCGAAAAAAACGAGTGCGTCATCACCTCGCGCACACCGCGAGATTTGCCAAATTTCGTCAGTATCGAAGAAGCACTAGATTGCGAAATGCTAGTATTTGTCATCGCCGCACAGCACACGGCGGAGTTTTTGGCCCATAATTTCACAAACAAAAACCAAAAAATCCTAGTCGCCTCAAAGGGCATCGAGGCCAGCAGTGGCAGGTTTTTAAACGAGATTTTCGAGCGCCACACGAGTGCGCAAAACCTCGCCTACCTCTCAGGTCCCTCATTTGCGAGCGAAGTTACGCGCAAACTACCTTGCGCCCTCGTGGTAAGCTCGACAACCCTCGCCCTCGCCGAAGCGATCGCAGAACTTTTTCCGCCATACATGAAAACCTACGCCAGCACCGATGTCATCGGCGCAGAAATCTGTGGCGCGTATAAAAATGTCATCGCCATAGCCAGCGGGATTTGCGACGGGCTGGGGCTCGGCAACAACGCCAGAGCCAGCCTCATCGCGCGCGGAATCGTCGAAATCGCACGATTTGGCAAGTTTTTTGGCGCACAAGACGACACATTTTTAGGTCTTAGCGGGGTTGGCGATCTGTTTTTGACCGCTTCTAGTGAGCTTTCGCGCAACTACCGCGTGGGGCTAGGCTTAGCTAAAAACAAAAGCTTGGAGCAAATTTTAAGCGAGCTTGGCGAGGTCGCAGAGGGCGTATATACTGCGCGCGCAGTCGAAAAAATCGCCAAAGAGCATGGAATTTACACGCCGATTTCGAGCGAAGTAGGCAAAATTTTAGACGGAAAAAATGTCAAAGAGAGCCTGCGAGATTTGCTGAAAAAACACTAA
- the rpoD gene encoding RNA polymerase sigma factor RpoD has protein sequence MAVSAKELNSTLEQFFEENQKSYITFERLIKFFDIAPKTAVVKKIETLIKKYDVELISAAEISKIRNIEDAKLKEATQKRLLDEGWDDDFDISNDVELLEWSRSDSPVRMYLREMGQIPLLTKDGEIEISKKIELGEDIIIDAFCSVPYLIDFILDYKEPLINRERRVKELFKSFDDSDEEGAEDEEIDDDFSDDESEGEDEEKEVKKAPKKNDKRTLKVIESFKALDKAKREWMRFAEKNAEQIKDSNDTLSKLNLAFKKKILKEKLMDLGPTSKLITEIVKSMETALKSDAGFDKELKRLEYKLPMFSQELRENHEKILKDITKLSKEDIIARVPEATMVSTYVDIKKLFLTKEASKKSFNLEPERLKEILEQIKRGKRISDNAKARMAKSNLRLVVSIAKRYTNRGLPFLDLIQEGNIGLMKAVDKFEYRRGYKFSTYATWWIRQAISRAIADQARTIRIPIHMIETINRINKITRKYIQEGGKEPDINVIAEEVGLSVDKVKQVIKITKEPISLEAPIGNEDDGKFGDFVEDKNSISPIEQILKSDLKEQIDDILEQLNDRERTVIRMRFGLLDDESDRTLEEIGKELNITRERVRQIESSAIKKLKHPKIGRKLKTYIES, from the coding sequence ATGGCAGTATCAGCAAAAGAACTTAACTCTACGCTTGAACAATTTTTTGAAGAAAACCAAAAAAGCTACATAACCTTTGAAAGATTGATTAAATTTTTCGATATAGCTCCAAAGACAGCTGTCGTAAAAAAAATCGAAACTCTTATCAAAAAATACGATGTGGAGCTTATTTCGGCTGCTGAAATTTCAAAAATCCGAAATATCGAGGACGCAAAATTAAAAGAAGCTACCCAAAAAAGGCTACTTGACGAGGGCTGGGACGATGATTTTGATATCTCAAATGATGTCGAGCTTTTGGAGTGGTCGCGCTCTGATAGCCCAGTGCGTATGTATCTGCGCGAAATGGGGCAAATCCCACTTCTGACCAAAGACGGCGAAATAGAAATCAGCAAAAAAATCGAGCTTGGCGAGGATATCATCATCGATGCGTTTTGCTCTGTGCCATACCTAATCGACTTTATTTTGGATTACAAAGAGCCTTTAATCAACCGCGAACGCCGTGTAAAAGAGCTTTTCAAAAGCTTTGATGATAGCGACGAAGAGGGAGCTGAGGACGAGGAAATCGACGATGATTTTAGCGATGATGAGAGCGAGGGCGAAGATGAGGAAAAAGAGGTCAAAAAAGCCCCTAAGAAAAACGACAAACGCACTCTAAAAGTCATCGAAAGCTTCAAAGCCCTAGACAAAGCCAAAAGAGAGTGGATGAGATTTGCCGAAAAAAACGCCGAACAAATCAAAGATAGCAACGACACACTATCTAAGCTAAATTTGGCATTTAAAAAGAAAATTTTAAAAGAAAAACTTATGGATTTGGGTCCAACTAGCAAGCTAATTACCGAAATCGTCAAATCCATGGAAACAGCCCTTAAAAGCGACGCAGGGTTTGACAAAGAGCTAAAACGCCTAGAATACAAGCTTCCAATGTTTAGCCAAGAGCTTCGTGAAAACCACGAAAAAATCCTAAAAGACATAACAAAACTAAGCAAAGAAGATATCATCGCCCGTGTGCCAGAAGCGACCATGGTATCGACTTATGTGGATATCAAAAAGCTATTTTTGACAAAAGAGGCAAGCAAAAAAAGCTTCAACTTAGAACCAGAAAGATTAAAAGAAATTTTAGAGCAAATCAAGCGTGGCAAACGCATAAGCGACAACGCAAAAGCGCGCATGGCAAAGTCAAATTTGCGCCTTGTCGTCAGTATCGCCAAACGCTACACAAACCGCGGTTTGCCGTTTTTGGATCTAATCCAAGAGGGAAATATCGGACTTATGAAGGCTGTGGATAAATTCGAGTATCGCAGAGGATACAAATTTTCCACATACGCCACATGGTGGATACGCCAAGCCATATCGCGCGCAATCGCCGATCAAGCCCGCACAATCCGTATCCCAATCCACATGATTGAAACGATCAATCGCATAAACAAAATCACACGCAAATATATCCAAGAAGGCGGTAAAGAACCAGATATCAATGTCATCGCCGAGGAAGTGGGACTTAGCGTGGATAAGGTCAAGCAAGTCATCAAAATCACAAAAGAGCCAATCAGCCTAGAAGCGCCAATCGGCAACGAAGACGACGGCAAATTCGGCGATTTTGTCGAGGATAAAAACTCAATCTCGCCAATCGAGCAAATCCTAAAATCAGATTTAAAAGAGCAAATCGACGATATTTTAGAGCAGTTAAATGATCGCGAGCGCACGGTGATTCGCATGAGATTTGGGTTATTGGACGATGAGAGTGACCGCACCTTAGAGGAAATCGGCAAAGAGCTAAATATCACCAGAGAGCGCGTGCGCCAAATCGAAAGTTCTGCGATCAAAAAGCTAAAACACCCAAAAATCGGTCGCAAACTCAAAACATACATTGAATCTTAA